Sequence from the Paenibacillus tundrae genome:
CTGCCGTCAATTCGTCCCACGGAAGAAGCAGCGCATCCCCTGTCCACACAAATGGACTTCCGTCCAGATACGCCCATAAGTAACGTTCTTCAAGCTTACAGTCAACCGCATTGATTAAAATACGTTGAAATGAAAGCTCTACCGGCAAAGACTGCTCTTCTAGAAGCTGCTTCAACCACAACTTGCCCCGTTCCAGATTGTAACGTTCGTAATTGCTTACCCATACACGAATATCAGCAGCTAACCACAGATCTCTGGATGCAAAATGAGAGGTTTCAATATCATAAATAGTATAATCATACGATTCGACCTTCTCTCCATTCGCTTCAAGATGAGTCTCCACCACATTAGATGTCACAAAATGACTGGCGATATCGAACCCTTCAAACTCGGTAATTCGTAATGAATGCTGTACTTCGCCTGTCCAGTATCCATACTTTTGCTGCAATGTTCCGTCCACAAGCAGGACACGTTTACCTGAAGCAGCCAAAATTTTAGATAAATATAATAACAAGTCGTTTTTCTCACATAATCCAGCAAAAATCCATGTTTGCAAATGAACTCACGACCCCTTTCATCACTCTATAATTCGTTGTTAAGAGAAACTAATATTTGATATGGCTTTTGATTTCTACTTTTGATTTCAGATTCCACTACTTATTCTCCGCCTGTCAGAAGGCTCTTCTGCTCATCGTACTCTGTTACACCAGAAGTATAATTATTGTTTGTGGACGAGTTCGACGAATTGTCATTCCCTACACTACCTGATCCATCATTCCAGATGACATCATTAGCCGTACTGTTGGTTCCCGGTCTACTGTTATAAGAGACTGATGACTGAGCAACATCCTGCTCCACGCCTTGTGAAGGTGCTGTCATCGAAGCTGCTAGAGAGCTCTCTAGCGAATTCCTAACCTGTCTTGATAACTCCTGTTCGGCTCGACGAACAATATTCGGATCACTTTCTAATAACTTCAACACCTCACTATTGGCGGGATATGTTGGGATCGCTGCTGTCTGGAATTGAGGTTCAACATACGTCAGGGCGTATATTGAGGCTTTATGTAAATAGGCATCCACGATCGCACTGGACAAGGTCAATATCTCCTCTTCCGTCATCGTGATCCATAACGTTGCTGCATTCAGACGCTCTACTTTCTTCTTGGATAATAAGATATAGTCCTGGCCTGTCGGAAACTGAATCCGAATATCAATATTATCTCCTTTAGCAAGTGATGAAGGTAACAGAACAACTTGCAGTTCACGGTTTCTTAGATCGGGAGGTGCTGGCGTATCTTCATACACCATTTCCGTCGTAATGGCTGTTCCTTTCTTAAGCTCTATTTTGGCAATCTGACCATCCATCTGCTTCGTGCTAGACCATAGATTACGTGGAGCCTGTGCATCGGGAACGGCAACGAGCTTAATATCCTCAGACATAATCTTCTCGCCTGCCTCGACA
This genomic interval carries:
- a CDS encoding SAF domain-containing protein, translating into MSKLRKQSRQLIYASLTGAGVVGLLFGGYVIYNIKTMSETRTQMESHYLSAYEQKEAELLQQWNSGAQGWVTIRDVEAGEKIMSEDIKLVAVPDAQAPRNLWSSTKQMDGQIAKIELKKGTAITTEMVYEDTPAPPDLRNRELQVVLLPSSLAKGDNIDIRIQFPTGQDYILLSKKKVERLNAATLWITMTEEEILTLSSAIVDAYLHKASIYALTYVEPQFQTAAIPTYPANSEVLKLLESDPNIVRRAEQELSRQVRNSLESSLAASMTAPSQGVEQDVAQSSVSYNSRPGTNSTANDVIWNDGSGSVGNDNSSNSSTNNNYTSGVTEYDEQKSLLTGGE